Proteins from one Leptonema illini DSM 21528 genomic window:
- a CDS encoding ATP-binding protein, with translation MNEETINSLEEALKHSPDNLPLRLLLADTLLMLGRLDEAERQYVILDQGRHPKAKPGLAKIFFSRGNYSACNLILEEALAESSGEATLDTLTLYARGLLKENAIGRAVEVYRHILAIDPSFADEELDSELRFRSSGSMSDATSSGDDSERFLERPDIRFADVGGMQSVKKEIEMKIIRPLLHPELYKAYGKKAGGGILLYGPPGCGKTHIARATAGEVNARFISVTLNDILDMWIGNSEKNLHEIFELARRNTPCVLFIDEIDALGASRSDMKQSAGRHLINQFLQELDGVDSTNEGVLVLGATNTPWNLDPAFRRPGRFDRIIFIPPPDEETRESILRLKLKNRPVDTIDFRSLAAKMEKYSGADIDAVIDIAIEAKLESAFVDGIPKPIGTKDLQQALKKHKPSTQDWFMTAKNFALFANDGGLYDDILAYLKIKK, from the coding sequence ATGAACGAAGAAACAATCAACTCCCTTGAAGAGGCTCTCAAGCATTCTCCCGATAATCTGCCTCTCAGATTGCTCCTGGCCGACACCCTGCTGATGCTTGGCAGGCTGGACGAGGCCGAACGGCAGTATGTCATTCTCGATCAGGGGCGACATCCGAAGGCTAAACCGGGACTGGCGAAGATCTTTTTCAGCAGGGGGAACTACTCGGCCTGTAATCTTATTCTTGAAGAGGCCCTTGCCGAATCTTCGGGGGAGGCGACGCTTGATACGCTGACGCTCTATGCGCGCGGCCTTCTTAAAGAGAACGCAATCGGCCGAGCCGTCGAGGTTTACCGGCACATCCTTGCCATTGATCCGTCCTTTGCCGACGAAGAGCTGGATTCCGAGCTGCGTTTTCGTTCAAGCGGAAGCATGAGCGACGCCACATCGAGCGGCGATGATAGCGAGCGTTTTCTCGAACGCCCCGACATACGCTTCGCCGATGTCGGCGGCATGCAGTCGGTGAAAAAAGAGATCGAGATGAAGATCATCCGACCGCTTCTGCATCCGGAGCTGTATAAGGCCTACGGCAAGAAGGCCGGCGGCGGCATTCTTTTATACGGACCGCCCGGATGCGGCAAGACGCATATCGCAAGGGCGACGGCCGGCGAGGTTAACGCCCGCTTTATTAGCGTTACGCTTAACGACATCCTCGATATGTGGATCGGCAACAGCGAGAAGAATCTGCATGAGATCTTCGAGCTTGCCAGACGCAATACTCCCTGCGTTCTTTTTATCGACGAGATCGACGCCCTTGGAGCGAGCCGGAGCGATATGAAGCAATCGGCTGGCCGGCACCTCATCAATCAGTTCTTACAGGAGCTTGACGGAGTCGACAGCACGAACGAAGGCGTGCTTGTGCTCGGAGCGACGAATACGCCGTGGAATCTGGATCCGGCGTTTCGTCGTCCCGGACGCTTTGATCGCATCATCTTCATTCCACCGCCCGACGAAGAGACGCGCGAATCCATATTGCGTCTGAAGCTGAAGAACCGACCCGTCGATACGATCGACTTTCGCTCTCTGGCCGCGAAGATGGAGAAGTATTCAGGCGCCGATATCGACGCCGTCATCGACATCGCCATTGAGGCAAAGCTTGAATCGGCCTTTGTCGACGGCATCCCGAAGCCCATCGGAACAAAGGATCTTCAGCAGGCGCTGAAAAAGCATAAGCCGAGCACGCAGGACTGGTTTATGACGGCGAAGAATTTCGCCCTGTTCGCCAACGACGGCGGTCTGTACGACGACATCCTCGCGTATCTGAAGATCAAAAAATAA
- a CDS encoding phospholipase D family protein: MTGSTEFITDAELYERVIGPVAKASKFVWIGTADIKDLHVKTARGSRSFLAILDAIVAKGVAIRLAHAKEPGPRFRASFDKYPRLWEQMERVLCPRIHFKHVIIDGTFAYSGSANLTGAGLGMKSPNRRNFESGFITTDRQFVQAIMNQFDRVWMGAHCEKCGHRKTCPDPIV; encoded by the coding sequence ATGACCGGCTCGACCGAATTCATCACCGATGCCGAGCTCTATGAGCGCGTTATCGGGCCCGTAGCGAAGGCCAGCAAGTTCGTCTGGATCGGCACCGCCGACATCAAGGATCTGCACGTGAAAACGGCGCGCGGCAGCCGATCGTTCCTGGCCATCCTTGATGCCATCGTCGCAAAGGGTGTGGCCATCCGCCTTGCCCATGCAAAAGAGCCGGGCCCGCGCTTTCGCGCAAGCTTTGATAAATATCCACGACTCTGGGAGCAGATGGAGCGCGTGCTCTGTCCGCGCATCCATTTCAAGCATGTGATTATCGACGGAACTTTCGCCTACTCAGGATCGGCGAACCTCACCGGCGCCGGCCTGGGCATGAAAAGCCCGAACCGGCGTAACTTTGAATCGGGCTTTATCACAACCGATCGGCAGTTCGTTCAGGCGATCATGAATCAGTTTGATCGTGTCTGGATGGGAGCACACTGCGAGAAATGCGGGCATCGTAAGACCTGCCCTGATCCGATTGTGTGA
- a CDS encoding YgaP family membrane protein encodes MSQNVGGVDRIVRIVAGLAIIAAGIYFQNWWGVVGVVPLLTGSLGWCPAYLPFKISTK; translated from the coding sequence ATGTCACAGAATGTAGGTGGAGTGGATCGTATCGTTCGTATCGTCGCCGGATTGGCCATCATCGCCGCCGGTATCTATTTCCAGAACTGGTGGGGTGTCGTCGGCGTCGTTCCGCTTCTTACGGGCTCGCTGGGATGGTGCCCGGCCTATCTGCCGTTCAAGATCAGCACGAAGTGA
- a CDS encoding MarR family winged helix-turn-helix transcriptional regulator, with product MADSLALENQICFPVYASSRLMTALYQPLLTEIGLTYPRYLVMLVLWEQDGIALKEIGRRLLLDSGTLTPLLRALEKQGLLKRRKDPDDERSLIVLLTAKGRALREKAACIPEQLLKKTGASPSDVVRLKKELDRLLFTLQEAVSV from the coding sequence ATGGCCGATTCGCTCGCCCTCGAGAATCAGATCTGCTTTCCCGTATATGCAAGCTCGCGGCTGATGACGGCGCTTTACCAGCCGCTGCTAACCGAGATCGGGCTGACGTATCCGCGTTACCTCGTCATGCTTGTTCTGTGGGAGCAGGACGGCATCGCGTTGAAAGAGATCGGACGTCGGCTGCTTCTTGATTCGGGTACGCTTACGCCGCTTCTGCGGGCACTCGAAAAACAGGGGCTGCTGAAACGTCGTAAAGACCCTGATGATGAGCGTAGCCTGATCGTGCTTCTTACGGCAAAAGGCAGGGCCCTTCGCGAAAAGGCTGCCTGTATTCCCGAGCAGCTTCTGAAAAAAACCGGTGCATCTCCATCGGATGTTGTTCGCTTGAAGAAAGAGCTGGATCGCCTGCTTTTCACTCTGCAAGAAGCGGTTTCTGTTTGA
- a CDS encoding NAD(P)/FAD-dependent oxidoreductase has translation MSTENNIVHVVIVGGGFAGLNAAKELGDRPGIRVTVIDRRNHHLFQPLLYQVAMAAISPADIAVPIRSIVSEFENIEVILAPVLSIDRQNKKVVCDYREISYDYLILACGATHSYFGRDDWEDNAPGLKSIEEATEIRRRVFLSYELAEREENVDRQKEYLTFIVVGGGPTGVELAGALGEISRYTLESNFRNINPKRTRIILIEAGPRILPAFDADLSEHAARELERLGVTIWTNTSVTEVRSDGVIAGGENIRARTILWAAGVLGNGMNRTLGVELDRQSRVIVEADMSIPGSPDVFVVGDQASFSHTADGKALPGLAPVAIQQGKHVAKNIIAEVKGKERKPFVYFDKGIMATIGRTDAVVQSGSMRLTGFLAWLMWIVVHIAYLISFRNRVMVLFQWGWSYFNFRRGARLIRSKIWKTRELEATLDRQREARMASLKAGQKKSVGGAAKKTASAKKKAKSR, from the coding sequence ATGAGCACTGAAAATAATATTGTCCACGTTGTGATAGTAGGCGGCGGATTCGCCGGCCTGAATGCGGCGAAAGAGCTGGGAGACCGACCTGGCATTCGCGTTACCGTCATCGATCGCCGGAATCACCATCTGTTTCAGCCGCTTCTCTATCAGGTGGCGATGGCGGCGATCAGCCCCGCCGATATTGCCGTTCCCATCCGTTCCATCGTTTCTGAGTTTGAGAATATCGAGGTTATACTCGCTCCCGTTCTCAGCATCGATCGTCAGAATAAAAAAGTCGTCTGTGATTATCGCGAGATCTCGTATGATTATCTGATTCTCGCCTGTGGAGCGACGCACAGCTACTTCGGTCGCGACGACTGGGAGGATAACGCTCCCGGCCTGAAGTCCATCGAAGAGGCGACGGAGATCCGGCGTCGCGTATTTCTCTCTTATGAACTCGCCGAGCGCGAAGAGAACGTCGACCGGCAGAAAGAGTATCTTACGTTTATCGTCGTTGGCGGCGGTCCGACGGGCGTGGAGCTTGCCGGGGCGCTGGGCGAGATCAGTCGTTATACGCTTGAATCTAACTTTCGCAATATCAATCCGAAGCGAACGCGTATCATACTTATTGAGGCCGGTCCGCGCATTTTGCCTGCCTTTGACGCCGATCTTTCGGAGCATGCGGCACGCGAGCTCGAACGACTGGGCGTAACGATCTGGACGAATACATCTGTGACTGAGGTGCGCTCCGATGGCGTCATCGCCGGCGGCGAGAATATCAGGGCGCGCACGATTCTGTGGGCGGCCGGCGTTCTCGGCAACGGCATGAACCGCACGCTTGGCGTCGAGCTCGACCGCCAGAGTCGCGTCATCGTCGAGGCCGACATGAGCATCCCCGGATCGCCCGACGTCTTTGTCGTCGGCGATCAAGCCTCTTTCAGTCACACGGCTGACGGGAAGGCGCTTCCGGGGCTCGCTCCGGTCGCCATCCAACAGGGCAAGCATGTAGCGAAGAACATCATCGCCGAGGTAAAAGGCAAAGAGCGCAAACCCTTCGTTTATTTTGATAAAGGTATCATGGCGACGATCGGTCGCACCGATGCCGTTGTGCAATCGGGCAGTATGCGGTTAACGGGCTTTCTCGCCTGGCTGATGTGGATCGTCGTTCATATCGCCTACCTGATCAGCTTTCGCAATCGCGTCATGGTCCTCTTCCAGTGGGGATGGTCGTATTTTAACTTCCGCCGTGGAGCTCGCCTCATTCGTTCGAAGATCTGGAAGACGCGCGAACTTGAGGCGACGCTTGACCGACAGCGAGAGGCTCGCATGGCTTCGTTGAAGGCCGGTCAGAAGAAGTCGGTGGGCGGGGCCGCTAAAAAAACGGCAAGCGCGAAAAAGAAGGCTAAAAGCCGTTAA
- a CDS encoding metallophosphoesterase: protein MRTIIFFSIFVTIFALMNAYVHFRFVQRLAIPDIYRHIGTGLVVFLFVCQLMYAASFRFDVFPGTVFLVLGTAIGFSFMLFVVALGYDFLRTATDLILRPNGGRLRLALDGVALLVMSVYLVSGLVGGMRDPAWVHVRVPVSVPEHKAFHIVQLSDVHVGHVIKKPFVERLVARINESVPDIVVITGDLVDRDPDSIADDLAPLAGLKTRYGVYFAAGNHEYFHRPLRSLEILRGLGVKVLDDESTVLRDESGRAILNIVGLRDPVGRSMQILLPDPDKAFASVNRDLPTIVLAHQPVWINEIERFQPDLVLSGHTHGGQIFPFSYLVYLNQPYLNGLHSYQDGRYIYISRGTGFWGPPIRVLAQSEITELVLSEE, encoded by the coding sequence GTGCGTACAATCATCTTCTTTTCCATTTTCGTAACCATCTTCGCTCTGATGAACGCCTACGTTCATTTTCGCTTTGTGCAGCGGCTTGCCATACCCGACATCTACCGACACATTGGAACAGGCCTTGTCGTATTCCTGTTCGTCTGTCAGCTGATGTATGCGGCCTCCTTTCGCTTTGACGTGTTTCCGGGAACGGTCTTCCTCGTGCTTGGCACGGCCATCGGTTTTTCTTTCATGCTCTTTGTCGTCGCCCTCGGATACGATTTCTTACGCACGGCAACCGATCTCATCCTGCGACCGAACGGCGGACGACTGCGCCTCGCCCTTGATGGCGTCGCCCTGCTCGTGATGAGCGTGTATCTTGTGTCGGGCCTCGTGGGCGGGATGCGCGATCCGGCCTGGGTGCACGTGCGCGTGCCGGTTTCTGTTCCGGAGCATAAGGCCTTTCATATCGTTCAGCTCAGCGACGTGCACGTCGGTCATGTGATCAAGAAGCCCTTTGTCGAACGTCTTGTGGCTCGAATCAACGAAAGCGTGCCCGATATCGTCGTGATCACCGGAGACCTGGTCGATCGCGATCCCGATAGCATCGCCGACGATCTCGCCCCACTTGCCGGCCTGAAAACGCGCTACGGCGTCTATTTTGCCGCCGGCAATCACGAATACTTTCATCGTCCACTGCGTTCTCTTGAGATCCTGCGCGGACTTGGCGTCAAAGTACTCGATGACGAGTCCACCGTCCTTCGCGACGAGTCTGGCAGGGCCATCCTCAACATCGTAGGGCTTCGCGATCCCGTCGGTCGCAGCATGCAAATCCTGCTGCCCGATCCCGATAAGGCATTCGCCTCTGTTAACAGGGATCTGCCGACGATCGTTCTTGCCCATCAGCCCGTCTGGATCAACGAAATCGAACGCTTCCAGCCCGACCTCGTTCTCTCGGGCCACACACACGGCGGCCAGATCTTCCCGTTCTCGTATCTTGTGTACTTGAATCAGCCCTATTTGAACGGCCTGCACTCTTATCAGGACGGTCGCTATATCTATATCAGCAGAGGAACGGGCTTCTGGGGCCCACCGATCCGCGTTCTTGCGCAGAGCGAGATCACGGAGCTTGTTTTGAGTGAGGAATAA
- a CDS encoding tetratricopeptide repeat protein produces METQNHISKIQILVQQKKYVQAEQLLRDLLAGDHTNADYLAMLAEINIQQDKHQAALLVVNNAIGYEPDNALLFYIRARAEIQLDRFDDAERDLKQAIELDPYDADFFALLGQVKLARKQFEQALQLAEEALAIDAENLLALNTRSSALLKLNRKQESFATIEGALREDPENAFTHTNYGWGLLEKGDHRKALEHFKEALQKDPDFSLAQSGLLEALKARSLFYRLYLKYSFFMGKLSAKGQWAVLIGFFLGVRGLRAIAQRNEAWQPYLIPVIVGLTLLAFSTWVINPIGNLFLRLNKYGRLLLDKKERWSANFVGLSLLLFLAGIALFFALSDQRYLTLAVFGFLMMVPCGSMLSPAKSKYVLPVYTAVLAAIGVAGISLVFIKGEIFNIMTAAFLVGFFVFQWVANFILIKEDNV; encoded by the coding sequence ATGGAAACACAGAATCATATCTCAAAGATACAGATCCTCGTTCAGCAGAAGAAGTACGTACAGGCCGAGCAGTTGCTGCGGGACTTGCTTGCCGGCGATCATACAAACGCCGATTACCTGGCCATGCTGGCCGAGATCAATATCCAGCAGGATAAACATCAGGCCGCTCTGCTTGTCGTGAATAACGCGATCGGATACGAGCCCGATAACGCCCTTCTGTTTTACATCAGGGCTCGTGCAGAGATACAGCTCGATCGCTTTGACGACGCCGAGCGAGATCTGAAACAGGCCATAGAGCTCGATCCCTATGACGCAGATTTCTTCGCTCTGCTCGGGCAGGTGAAGCTTGCGCGAAAACAGTTCGAACAGGCGCTGCAACTGGCCGAAGAGGCGCTGGCCATCGACGCCGAGAATCTGCTGGCGTTGAATACGCGAAGCAGCGCCCTTTTGAAGCTGAACCGCAAACAGGAATCGTTTGCCACGATCGAAGGGGCGCTTCGCGAAGATCCCGAAAACGCCTTCACGCATACGAACTATGGCTGGGGGCTTCTTGAAAAAGGGGATCACAGAAAGGCGCTCGAACATTTTAAAGAGGCCTTGCAGAAAGATCCGGATTTCTCGCTTGCCCAGTCCGGGCTTCTTGAGGCGCTGAAGGCTCGAAGCCTGTTCTATCGGCTCTATCTGAAATACAGCTTCTTTATGGGAAAGCTCTCGGCAAAAGGGCAGTGGGCCGTATTGATCGGCTTCTTCCTGGGGGTTCGCGGTCTGCGAGCGATCGCACAGCGTAACGAAGCATGGCAGCCGTACCTCATTCCCGTAATCGTCGGTCTGACGCTCCTGGCCTTCTCTACGTGGGTGATCAATCCCATCGGCAACCTCTTTCTTCGCCTGAACAAATACGGTCGCCTGCTTCTTGATAAGAAGGAACGCTGGAGCGCCAATTTCGTCGGACTCTCGCTTCTTCTTTTTCTGGCAGGCATCGCCCTTTTCTTCGCCCTCTCAGATCAGCGTTACCTGACGCTGGCCGTCTTCGGTTTCCTTATGATGGTTCCGTGCGGCTCGATGCTTTCTCCGGCGAAGTCAAAGTACGTGCTTCCGGTGTATACGGCGGTGCTTGCCGCTATCGGGGTCGCCGGTATCTCTCTTGTTTTTATAAAGGGGGAGATCTTCAATATAATGACGGCTGCGTTTCTTGTCGGATTCTTCGTGTTTCAGTGGGTGGCCAATTTTATTCTGATCAAAGAGGATAACGTGTGA
- a CDS encoding MFS transporter → MRFHTRLLDAFRGAGGRNVFLLGLVSFFTDVSSEMIYPLLPVFLAALAPAQTALFIGLMDGLAESTSALLKIIAGSLSDRMQNRRLPAIIGYAISTFSRPAMALAGGPLAVVTLRFADRIGKGIRTPGRDALIRESAPPEYRGLAFSFHRAMDHAGAVLGPILALLILMLLTVLSPHGNSANDQEAGSLNSALLFSTGEGAVPVEHLRTVFLIALLPGLFALLALFFVREPRHEKASRHDRNGSLPRSFYGFAFSVFIFTLSNSSDLFLVYLAATRFQASSAALLLLWVGLHITKIVFSLPGGSLSDRLGRRPVIIAGWLVYAAVYAGFAFATEFRFYLLFLFLYGAYYGLTEGAEKAAVADYVSAARSGRAFGIYHAAVGFAALPASLLFGWIWTAFNAETAFLTGALIAVGAAVLLVFVPRPEVAHSHEGP, encoded by the coding sequence GTGAGATTCCACACTCGCCTGCTCGATGCCTTTCGCGGCGCGGGCGGGCGAAATGTTTTCTTGCTCGGGCTCGTCAGCTTTTTCACAGACGTTTCGAGCGAGATGATCTATCCGCTATTGCCCGTCTTCCTGGCCGCCCTTGCACCGGCGCAGACGGCGCTTTTTATCGGCCTGATGGACGGCCTGGCGGAAAGCACGTCCGCCCTGCTTAAAATCATCGCCGGAAGCCTGAGCGACCGTATGCAGAATCGCAGGCTGCCCGCCATCATCGGTTACGCCATTTCAACGTTTTCAAGGCCGGCGATGGCCCTTGCAGGCGGCCCTCTTGCCGTCGTCACTCTCAGGTTTGCCGACCGTATCGGTAAGGGAATCCGCACACCGGGACGCGACGCCCTGATTCGCGAATCGGCACCGCCCGAATACCGCGGCCTTGCCTTCAGCTTTCACCGAGCGATGGACCATGCCGGAGCCGTTCTCGGCCCGATCCTTGCCCTGCTTATTCTGATGCTTCTTACGGTTCTCTCGCCTCACGGCAATTCGGCTAACGATCAAGAAGCCGGATCTCTCAACAGCGCATTGCTTTTCTCAACAGGCGAAGGGGCGGTGCCCGTAGAGCACCTGCGCACGGTATTTCTGATCGCACTTCTTCCGGGATTGTTTGCCCTGCTTGCTCTTTTTTTTGTTCGAGAACCACGACATGAAAAAGCGTCACGACATGATCGGAACGGTTCGCTGCCGCGATCGTTCTATGGCTTTGCCTTCTCCGTTTTCATTTTTACGTTAAGCAACAGCTCCGACCTGTTTCTCGTTTACCTGGCAGCCACGCGCTTTCAGGCGTCCTCCGCCGCACTGCTTCTGCTCTGGGTCGGGCTTCATATTACAAAGATCGTCTTTTCGCTGCCCGGAGGATCGTTATCCGACCGGCTCGGCCGCCGTCCCGTTATCATCGCCGGATGGCTTGTGTATGCGGCCGTATATGCGGGCTTCGCCTTCGCAACGGAGTTCCGATTTTACCTGCTATTTCTGTTTCTGTACGGCGCCTATTACGGACTCACCGAAGGCGCCGAGAAGGCCGCCGTCGCCGACTATGTCAGCGCAGCTCGCAGCGGAAGGGCCTTTGGAATCTATCATGCTGCCGTCGGGTTCGCTGCTCTGCCGGCCAGCCTGCTCTTCGGCTGGATCTGGACGGCCTTCAACGCAGAGACAGCCTTCTTAACAGGGGCCCTGATCGCCGTCGGAGCCGCCGTTCTTCTTGTGTTTGTGCCTCGCCCGGAAGTCGCGCACAGTCACGAAGGACCTTAA
- a CDS encoding glutathione peroxidase has product MSLHELTATRNDGKEEGLDSYKGKVLLVVNTASQCGFTPQYKGLQELYTKHREKGFEVLGFPCDQFGHQEPGSDEEIHSFCERNFGVTFPLFKKIEVNGDNTHPVFEYLKKNAPGLLGQRIKWNFTKFLVDGQGKVIKRYAPTTTPEKIESDIKELLEAK; this is encoded by the coding sequence ATGTCACTGCATGAATTAACAGCGACCCGCAACGACGGAAAAGAAGAAGGCCTGGATTCTTATAAAGGCAAGGTGCTGCTCGTGGTGAACACGGCGTCGCAGTGCGGATTCACACCGCAATACAAAGGATTGCAGGAGCTTTATACGAAGCACAGAGAAAAAGGCTTTGAGGTTCTCGGCTTTCCCTGCGACCAGTTCGGCCATCAGGAGCCGGGATCTGACGAAGAGATTCACAGCTTCTGCGAGCGCAATTTCGGCGTTACGTTCCCGCTTTTCAAGAAGATCGAGGTAAACGGCGACAACACACATCCGGTATTTGAATACTTAAAGAAAAACGCTCCGGGCCTTCTCGGGCAGCGCATCAAATGGAACTTCACGAAGTTCCTGGTCGATGGTCAAGGCAAGGTGATCAAACGATATGCGCCGACGACGACGCCTGAAAAGATCGAGTCCGACATTAAAGAACTTCTTGAAGCGAAGTAA
- a CDS encoding Crp/Fnr family transcriptional regulator → MQPESIFPFLAEAPADFRRSFTASLIPKRIAKGESLAMQADLCSYLPFVAQGSVRVFRVGESGREINLYRIEEGESCVITAFCILNQEAFPAFATAELDTDLFLLPASSFHGWMNRHEFFRSYVFSLFSRRFASILTSIEEIAFGRMDERLATLLLRFDEDEIQRTHQELAHELSTAREVVSRLLKDFERDGLLTLSRGRIRIVDRAGLKKRCDFLPDR, encoded by the coding sequence GTGCAGCCGGAATCCATCTTTCCCTTTCTTGCAGAGGCGCCGGCCGACTTCCGTCGCAGCTTCACGGCGTCTTTGATCCCGAAGCGTATTGCAAAAGGCGAATCGCTGGCCATGCAGGCCGATCTATGTTCTTACCTGCCTTTTGTGGCGCAGGGATCGGTGCGCGTCTTTCGCGTCGGCGAATCGGGCCGCGAGATCAACCTCTATCGCATTGAAGAAGGCGAAAGCTGCGTCATCACCGCCTTCTGCATTCTGAATCAGGAGGCCTTCCCTGCCTTTGCGACAGCCGAGCTTGATACCGATCTCTTTCTGCTGCCGGCCTCTTCTTTTCACGGCTGGATGAACCGCCACGAGTTCTTTCGATCCTACGTCTTCTCGCTCTTTTCGCGCAGATTCGCCTCCATCCTCACGTCTATCGAAGAGATCGCCTTCGGTCGCATGGACGAGCGCCTGGCGACGTTACTCCTGCGCTTCGACGAAGACGAGATCCAGCGCACGCATCAGGAGCTGGCTCATGAGTTAAGCACGGCCCGCGAAGTGGTCAGCCGTCTCTTGAAAGACTTTGAACGCGACGGCCTGCTTACGCTTTCACGGGGGCGCATCCGCATCGTCGACCGCGCCGGGCTGAAAAAAAGATGCGATTTTTTACCCGATCGGTGA